In the genome of Pelagicoccus sp. SDUM812003, one region contains:
- a CDS encoding ATP-binding cassette domain-containing protein — protein sequence MDRDASAHSRPLLEVRDLSVSYPLSDGGLFRKGASFRAVNSVSFALTRGQTLGLVGESGSGKSTIGKAILKLIPHDSGQIVYDGVAIGGMSEKEFKPFRRRIQTIFQDPYASLNPRLAIGDIVAEPMLVHEKGLGRADRDERVAQLLNKVGLPADAMRRYPHQFSGGQRQRICIARALSSRPEFIICDECVSALDVSVQAQIVNLLQDLQEEFGLSYLFIAHDLAIVEHMSHQVVVMQNGEIVEQGSSETIYSDPKTEYTKALLNAVPAMPSIDGA from the coding sequence ATGGATAGGGACGCATCCGCCCATTCGCGTCCGCTGCTGGAGGTTCGGGATCTCAGCGTCAGCTACCCTTTGAGCGACGGCGGCCTGTTTCGAAAAGGAGCCTCGTTTCGAGCGGTCAATTCCGTCTCCTTCGCTCTTACCCGCGGACAGACCCTCGGGTTGGTCGGCGAGAGCGGCAGCGGCAAGAGCACCATTGGGAAAGCGATACTGAAGCTGATCCCCCACGACTCGGGCCAGATCGTCTACGACGGCGTGGCGATCGGAGGCATGAGCGAGAAGGAGTTCAAGCCCTTCCGGCGACGCATTCAGACTATTTTTCAGGATCCCTACGCCTCCCTTAACCCTCGGCTAGCCATCGGGGACATCGTGGCCGAGCCGATGCTGGTGCACGAGAAGGGGCTCGGGCGGGCAGATCGCGATGAGCGGGTGGCGCAGCTGCTTAATAAGGTTGGGCTGCCGGCCGATGCCATGCGGCGCTATCCGCATCAGTTCAGCGGTGGACAGCGGCAACGCATTTGCATCGCCCGGGCATTGAGCTCGCGACCGGAGTTCATCATTTGCGACGAATGCGTGAGCGCCCTGGACGTGAGCGTTCAGGCCCAGATCGTGAACCTGCTGCAGGACTTGCAGGAAGAATTCGGACTGAGCTATCTTTTTATCGCCCATGACCTTGCGATTGTGGAGCACATGAGCCATCAGGTGGTGGTCATGCAGAACGGCGAGATCGTCGAGCAAGGCTCCTCAGAAACCATCTACAGTGACCCTAAAACGGAGTATACGAAAGCGCTGCTAAACGCCGTGCCTGCTATGCCTAGCATAGACGGCGCTTAG
- a CDS encoding PhzF family phenazine biosynthesis protein, producing the protein MELALYTVNAFADKPFTGNPAAVCPLQKWLPDETMQAIAAQNNLAETVFFTPNQDGSYQIRWFTPAREVPLCGHATLASAFALCEVMGRTDAEQIVFHSRSGRLGVSRQGVRYTLDFPTQPPHSEATPSWFTSVFGANPSEFYGGPYKMAVFSSQKIIEAIEPDLSQMARIAGSTCIVTAPGDDHDFVSRFFAPFDGIDEDPVTGSAHCMLTPYWSKRLGKTKLRARQISRRGGEVGCELKGERVAISGQAGLYSKATIFV; encoded by the coding sequence ATGGAACTCGCTCTCTACACTGTAAACGCTTTCGCCGACAAGCCTTTCACCGGCAATCCCGCCGCCGTTTGTCCTCTGCAAAAATGGCTGCCTGACGAAACCATGCAGGCAATCGCGGCCCAAAACAATCTGGCGGAAACCGTGTTCTTCACTCCAAACCAGGATGGCAGCTACCAAATCCGCTGGTTCACGCCGGCTCGCGAAGTGCCGCTGTGCGGACATGCCACCCTCGCCAGCGCCTTCGCGCTTTGCGAGGTGATGGGTCGAACCGATGCGGAGCAGATCGTCTTCCACTCCCGTAGCGGACGGCTAGGCGTGTCGCGGCAAGGCGTGCGCTACACCTTGGACTTTCCCACGCAACCCCCGCACTCCGAAGCCACACCCTCTTGGTTCACCTCGGTCTTCGGGGCCAACCCGAGCGAATTCTACGGCGGACCCTACAAGATGGCGGTGTTCTCCAGCCAGAAGATCATCGAAGCCATCGAGCCCGATCTCAGCCAGATGGCTCGCATCGCCGGTTCGACCTGCATCGTCACCGCACCTGGAGACGATCACGATTTCGTATCCAGATTCTTCGCGCCTTTCGATGGCATCGACGAGGATCCGGTCACCGGATCCGCCCACTGCATGCTCACGCCCTACTGGTCCAAACGCTTGGGAAAAACCAAGCTGCGAGCCCGCCAGATCAGCCGGCGCGGCGGCGAAGTCGGATGCGAGCTCAAAGGTGAGCGCGTCGCCATCTCGGGACAGGCTGGCTTGTACAGCAAAGCCACGATCTTCGTTTAG